The following proteins are co-located in the Bremerella sp. JC817 genome:
- a CDS encoding insulinase family protein, with amino-acid sequence WVFGKLDNGMRYIIRRNNRPEGTALVRMEFTAAALDEEDDERGYAHYVEHMAFNGSTNVPEGEMIKLLERKGLAFGADTNASTGFEYTQYKLDLPRADEDLLDTSLMLMRETASELLFDEEAVQREKGVILSE; translated from the coding sequence GCTGGGTCTTCGGCAAGCTCGACAACGGGATGCGCTACATCATCCGGCGCAACAACCGGCCCGAGGGCACGGCGCTGGTCCGGATGGAATTCACGGCCGCGGCGCTGGACGAGGAAGACGACGAGCGCGGCTACGCCCACTATGTCGAGCACATGGCCTTCAACGGGTCCACCAACGTGCCCGAAGGCGAGATGATCAAGCTGCTGGAGCGCAAGGGCCTCGCCTTCGGTGCCGATACCAATGCGTCCACAGGCTTCGAATACACCCAGTACAAGCTCGACCTGCCGCGCGCGGACGAGGACTTGCTCGACACGTCGCTCATGCTGATGCGCGAGACGGCGAGCGAGCTCTTGTTCGACGAAGAGGCCGTCCAGCGGGAAAAGGGCGTCATCCTGTCGGAG